Proteins co-encoded in one Malus sylvestris chromosome 7, drMalSylv7.2, whole genome shotgun sequence genomic window:
- the LOC126628193 gene encoding aspartyl protease AED3-like, giving the protein MATLSHVLSLSLLFLSLAHGLNNPQCSETKEQGSTLQIFHVYSPCSPFRPSKPMSWEESVLQMQAKDQARLQFLSSLVAKKSVVPIASGRQIIQSPTYIVKAKIGTPPQTLLMAVDTSSDAAWVPCNGCVGCSSSVFNSAISTTYKNLGCRAAQCNQVPNPTCLGSSCGFNLTYGSSSIAANLSQETFTLATDSVPGYTFGCIQKATGSSVPPQGLLGLGRGPLSLLSQTQNLYQSTFSYCLPSFKSPNFSGSLRLGPVGQPKRIKYTPLLKNPRRSSLYYVNLNAIRVGRRIVDIPPAALAFNPTTGSGTIFDSGTVFTRLVQPAYLAVRNEFRRRVGPKIPVTSLGGFDTCYSVPFVVPTITFMFSGMNVTLPQDNIVIHSTAGSITCLAMAASPDNVNSVLNVIANMQQQNHRVLIDVPNSRLGVAREACT; this is encoded by the exons ATGGCCACCCTCTCTCATGTCTTGTCACTAtccctcctcttcctctccttAGCCCATGGCCTCAACAACCCTCAATGTAGTGAGACCAAAGAGCAAGGCTCAACCCTCCAAATCTTCCATGTCTACAGCCCATGCTCTCCCTTCAGACCCTCCAAACCAATGTCATGGGAGGAGAGTGTACTCCAAATGCAGGCCAAGGACCAGGCCAGGCTTCAGTTCCTGTCCAGCCTCGTCGCCAAAAAATCGGTTGTTCCGATCGCCTCTGGCCGGCAGATCATTCAGAGCCCCACTTACATTGTGAAGGCTAAGATCGGCACACCACCTCAGACTTTGCTCATGGCTGTTGACACTAGCAGCGATGCTGCTTGGGTTCCATGCAATGGCTGCGTTGGCTGCTCCTCCAGTGTGTTTAACTCTGCCATATCCACAACCTACAAGAACCTTGGTTGCCGAGCTGCTCAGTGCAACCAG GTCCCCAACCCCACTTGCTTAGGCAGCTCCTGCGGTTTCAACTTGACTTATGGTAGCTCCAGCATAGCAGCTAACCTCTCACAAGAAACCTTCACCCTAGCCACCGATTCTGTCCCCGGCTACACATTCGGTTGCATCCAGAAGGCCACCGGCAGCTCCGTTCCGCCACAGGGTCTTCTGGGGCTTGGCCGGGGACCATTGTCACTTCTATCCCAGACCCAAAACCTCTACCAGTCCACATTCTCATACTGCCTCCCCAGCTTCAAGTCCCCAAACTTTTCTGGGTCATTGAGACTTGGCCCTGTTGGGCAGCCCAAGAGGATCAAGTACACCCCACTGCTCAAGAACCCTAGAAGATCATCACTCTATTATGTGAACTTAAATGCGATTAGGGTTGGCAGGAGAATTGTTGATATCCCTCCTGCTGCGTTGGCATTCAATCCCACCACTGGTTCAGGGACCATCTTTGATTCAG GAACTGTGTTCACTCGACTAGTGCAACCGGCCTACCTTGCTGTTCGAAACGAGTTCCGAAGGCGAGTGGGCCCAAAAATTCCGGTGACATCCCTAGGCGGGTTTGACACATGCTACTCAGTCCCCTTCGTCGTGCCTACGATAACGTTCATGTTCTCGGGCATGAACGTGACACTGCCACAAGACAACATTGTAATCCACAGCACAGCTGGTAGCATCACATGTCTAGCCATGGCAGCCTCACCAGACAACGTGAACTCAGTGCTAAATGTCATTGCCAATATGCAACAACAGAACCACAGAGTGCTCATTGATGTGCCCAACTCAAGGCTTGGAGTGGCCCGTGAGGCCTGCACTTAG